The following is a genomic window from Candidatus Methanoperedens sp..
GATCGACGGGATGCATTCGCGCCTTTCGGATTTTCCTTTCCTTGCAGGATTCCATGTTGCCCGTGCAGCGCTTCGTGATGTATATGTGATGGGCGCGCGTCCTGTGGCGATGCTTTCAGATATACATGTGGCAGATGATGGGGATGTGGCAAAGATCTTCGACCATATTGCCGGAATTACTACTGTTTCAGGATTGACAGGCATTCCTCTTATTACAGGCAGCACTCTGCGAATAGGCGGTGACATGGTGATCGGTGAACGGATGACAGGCGGGGTTGGCGCTGTTGGTTTGGCAGAGAAGCTCACTGCACGCATCCAGGCAAAGCCCGGAGATATCATAATCATGACAGAAGGAGCAGGAGGAGGTACTATTTCTACGACTGCGCTTTATTACGGGATGCATGAGCTTGTGGATGAGACTGTTAACCTCAAGTTCATAGATGCCTGCGAGGCGCTCCTTGATGCAGGATTGGTTGAAAAAATACATGCAATGACCGATGTGACAAATGGCGGAGTACGCGGGGATGCTAAGGAAATAGCAAGAACAGCACAGGTTAAACTCGTTTTTGAAGAAGAGAAATTACGTGCGCTTGTGAATGAAAAAGTGCTTAAGATGCTTGAAAAGCTTGAAATAGATTATCTTGGGGTTTCGCTTGATGCGCTTTTAATAATAGCGCCGCCTGAGTATGCTGATAATATCCTGGAATGCGTGCAAAGAAAAGGTGTTGCTATTGATATTGTCGGAAAAGTCGTGGATGGGGAAGGGGCAGAACTGATAGTAGATGGCAAACCAAATGATTTCACACCGCGCTTCCGGGAATCTGCATATACGCCAATAAAGAAGCTGGTTGGTGAGAAGACCCCGAAGAATTTTGATAAGATGAAGAAAGCAGTAGATGAGGCTGCGGTGCAGGCCATTGAGAAGAAGAAACGTGTTGTGGAAATATTGGAAAATAAAAGATAGATATGTATCAAAATATATATTACTTTATATATTACTTTTACTGTTTTACCAACCTCAAAACTTATGATAGTAATGATTGATTTAATATTGATGATCATACCGTTCTCCCGCCTTTTGCCGACCACACGAACACGCCCGTTATTACGAGCGCAAGCACAAAACTCGCATAAAAGCCGGCAGCGAACCCTGCCACTGTAATGATCATACCGGTCACGAGCGGGCCTGTTGAGTGCCCGATATCCATCGTCGATGACAATGCCCCCATGGATGCGCCGATCTCTTCCCTTCTGGCAATATCGGCGACATACGCGCTTGTAGCTACAGTGGACAGTGAAATGCCAAGGCCTGTCCCGATACTGATCGCGATGAACTGGGGGAAGGATGAAGAGAGAGAAATGGCCCCAATAGATATCCCTGACAGGAGGAGACCTGTGCATATCTGCATGCGCTTATCAATGCGATCAGCGATCCAGCCGAATACTGGTTTTGTGGTTGCGATCAGTAACACCTGCACCGCAAAGATGATGCCTGTTTGATAAGGATCAATACCCCTGGATGCGAGGAATAACGGCAGGAATGTTTCGAATGTTCCGAACGCAAAATAGGTCGCCATATCGACAAGAGCGATCGCACGAAGCCTGCGGTGGGAAAAGAAATTAACAAAGCTCTTCCTGAATACAGACAGGGTGATAACTTTCAGCGGCCTGTCGTTCCTCTCACTGTAGAACAGGGTCATCACAAAGACAGGAACCGCAGCCAGCGTGGCAGCAATATAGACCATCCGGAACCGAAATATACCAGGGTACGCAGCAAAGAATGAAAGGATCATGCCCCCGGCAAGAGGCGCAATAGTCCTGCCAATCAGGGTTGAGGATGCGTACTTACCGAGCATCTCTCCTTTTTTGTCAAAGAACCGTTCAACAATGATAGCAGAGATAACAGGACCCAGGATTGCAGTCGCAGTACCATGGAAGAACCGGACAGGGATCATCCAGAGGGGC
Proteins encoded in this region:
- a CDS encoding MFS transporter; this encodes MSLKLKQSNTIPEPDETQASTPTDRRLMYYISLLGFFAIFSTTISKNPVLPLFMQSIGSSDAVIGLISAISPFAGILFSFPVGVLSDRLGRRRLLITAGAIFMTAPLLYLFIEAPLWMIPVRFFHGTATAILGPVISAIIVERFFDKKGEMLGKYASSTLIGRTIAPLAGGMILSFFAAYPGIFRFRMVYIAATLAAVPVFVMTLFYSERNDRPLKVITLSVFRKSFVNFFSHRRLRAIALVDMATYFAFGTFETFLPLFLASRGIDPYQTGIIFAVQVLLIATTKPVFGWIADRIDKRMQICTGLLLSGISIGAISLSSSFPQFIAISIGTGLGISLSTVATSAYVADIARREEIGASMGALSSTMDIGHSTGPLVTGMIITVAGFAAGFYASFVLALVITGVFVWSAKGGRTV